One window of Myxocyprinus asiaticus isolate MX2 ecotype Aquarium Trade chromosome 6, UBuf_Myxa_2, whole genome shotgun sequence genomic DNA carries:
- the LOC127443120 gene encoding C-C motif chemokine 20-like, producing MARISATTIVLIIVALGVLCTDASAMSCCRKYTKVVIPIAIIRGYSIQTIRGRCNIDAVIFHTNRGKNICTDPSKTWVMDNISKLREKVQAIKKKHSK from the exons ATGGCTCGGATCTCAGCTACCACGATCGTGCTGATTATTGTGGCTCTCGGTGTACTCTGTACAGATGCCTCAGCTATGT CATGTTGCAGAAAGTACACCAAAGTAGTAATACCTATAGCAATCATCAGAGGGTATTCCATCCAGACCATAAGAGGAAGATGCAACATTGACGCTGTAAT ATTCCATACAAACAGAGGCAAGAATATTTGCACGGACCCTTCTAAAACCTGGGTGATGGACAACATCAGTAAACTAAG GGAGAAAGTGCAAGCAATCAAGAAAAAGCATTCAAAATGA